The following proteins are co-located in the Chaetodon trifascialis isolate fChaTrf1 chromosome 14, fChaTrf1.hap1, whole genome shotgun sequence genome:
- the commd8 gene encoding COMM domain-containing protein 8 — translation MVDLLRRLSVTDCLKLCHRVVDGLCGREPPCRGDYSSTWSLEEWLELLNSLTALFRLVVGNNSSDDVVLAGLSGVGNSHAEAVLSVLRARQEEIRRALLDRTNSISSATLQDFDWQLKLALSSDKISSLHTPLLALSLDLRENGALQSVTMEMSREELNTLISSLEAANKVVLQLK, via the exons atggTGGATTTACTGAGGAGATTATCTGTCACAGATTGTCTGAAA CTGTGTCACAGGGTGGTGGATGGACTGTGTGGGCGAGAGCCTCCATGCAGGGGGGATTACAGCTCCACCTGGAGCCTGGAGGagtggctggagctgctgaactCCCTGACAGCCCTCTTCCGCCTGGTGGTGGGGAACAACAGCTCTGATGACGTG GTGCTGGCTGGGCTGTCGGGTGTTGGCAACAGCCATGCAGAGGCTGTGCTGAGTGTGCTGAGAGCCAGACAAGAGGAGATCCGCCGTGCTCTGCTGGACAGAACCAACTCCATCTCCTCTGCTACTCTGCAGGACTTTGACTGGCAGCTTAAG TTAGCTCTGTCCAGTGATAAGATCTCATCTCTCCACACTCCTCTGCTCGCTCTCAGTCTGGATTTGAGAGAGAACGGAGCCCTCCagtctgttaccatggagatGAGCAGAGAGGAGTTAAACACACTCATCAGTTCATTAGAGGCTGCTAATAAG gtggtgctgcagttgaAATGA